The sequence attgtTGCAGGGGCGATAATAACAGTACACCGGCGAGTGGACGAGAATTGGGCGGAGGGGCGGCTGGAGCAGCGGGTCGGGATCTTCCCCATCGCCTTCGTGGAGCTCAACCAGCCCGCGAGACATCTCATTAACAGGTACTTACTGCAAGTGCATGAGTTATGTGTGCAGGGGCGATATAACAGTACACCGGCGAGTGGACGAGAACTGGGCGGAGGGGCGGCTGGAGCAGCGGGTCGGGATCTTCCCCATCGCCTTCGTGGAGCTCAACCAGCCCGCGAGACATCTCATTAACAGGTACTTACTGCAAATGCATGAGTTATGTGTGCAGgggcttcgatcaacacggaagggatgcggcattcacaCTATTTCCCCtttgcctaggtacaagatcaactgatctagcgcgggtaataaaactagttgcgctcggattttaaactagaccgagtccagacgcgcgagtgaacacagcagcagaaaaaatgcctaattgctcggttttttgttgtaaaaagaggtcggggacattaaatttacaaaaagaaggtgttacatttcacatgtaatatttgttttacatgtcatacgtttaattacatttaaacacaattattatattttagtctcatgtaattgctggatttatcgattttcctCGCCCTCCTCTCAGAAAACGAtgaaattctttgacgaaaatgtgtttgtgtgcgtgttgtgacacttgtgactcgtccgtacacaaaaacagatcgaggtgtgcaagatttgtcttacTTACTGCAAATGCATGAGTTATGTGTGCAGGGGCGATATAACAGTACACCGGCGAATTTAATGTTCTTTCAACATTAGATAGCAAGCTTTGACCAAAAacccatagttttataataaaagtgcaaaaactgaaaaaagtccgaaatttttgcagtttcttgcaaattacgaagggggcacaacttttttttgcttgcaaaacatagtgtcacattcctccaaggactccaaacaacatacacaaaaatatagaactacatcacgcaatgtttttttattgtaagatttgactgatctatagatgtcatatactaaagaaaaagcgaCCAAGGCGAAGGCCGAGTGAGCCGCACATTGCGCGTCAAGCGCCTTACCGTATATCCTTCTAACTCCCAGGGTCATTTTGGCAGTTTTTAATTCGGAATCTTCTTTTATTCTATTATAGTTCGAAATTCGAGTTGATTTagtccttttaaaaggacattGGGACTTAGGCGGATATTGgacttttagattttttgagGCCCTTTTACTTGGCCGGGAAATCCCTATTTTCCTCCCTGTtctatttcttaaaaaaaccccGGCAATGTTGAGAAGTTGAAGttgttaaccctttgaacgccaaacCTCTcgtgtcatcgtgaaccttgtcgaaaTACACGAAAGACTGAGTTTTCCTCAATCACCCGtagaccacgaacgctgtaaagggttcgaaacgtcgggatgtagtataaattcaatataatccgttttaatatttttatttcatgaaatacaCCAAGTTtcatattgggctgtagccgcacgAGTCTGTTGACGTCTTTTTAGCGGGCAAAGGGTTAAATTGGTTTGCGTAGTCTATTCCTAAAGACCTCCatttaaccatagagaaatatagtaagacaagagtgctcactccatacatcaattcagactattaatttcagtgtctacatctagcgtcgagtagcgtaactatcagtactgctacatctattgtcaagtagcagtactgatagttccgctactcgatgctagatgctaatagtctttttggtactaaaactgatgtatggagtgagcactctatgtatttttttctctatgatttaaCTATAGCCGTCATCTTCACCGTGATGTTTGTTCCAGCACGCCCTTGAACCGGCCCGTGCCGCCCTTACCCGAGCACGCCCGCGCGGGACATTCTGAACATAGACATCACGCGCAGGTATttatacttttattataaagtacTATTCATAAGTACTAAGCAGTTAGATGTATCCATACTATAACATAGGTGGATGAGGATAAGTGTGACGAATCATCTTTGCAATGCGGAATCCACGCCAGCTGCGAGACGCCTTTTTCGAGGATTACCTTATCAACCTTCATTATATGAAAATTTTTCATGTTTGTTACTTTTCTTTCTGATTTATTGCATAAGTCACATTGAAGTTATTAATTTAGGTGTAACAGTCGAGTAAACGTCTGTACAAGccaactttccaaaaatatctttatacgCCTCTATGTCACTGACAACATGGTcgtgtaaatataatttaggAACATGGttgtgaactcgaccgtacTATATGAATACACAAAAAAACACCGTCAAAAGATTAAAAGTAACTATAGTTTCTGTTGTTTCCAGCACTCCCACCGCTACCAACCGATGTCGATGTCAACGCCCACCACAAACATCGGCAACTACCAGAACATGCCGGCCATGAGCCACTCCCACCCCAACTACCACTCCCCCCCACACATACTCCCCCCACAACACATCTCACACGGCCTCGTCACCCCCAGGAACATACTGGAACCCGCCCAGACCAAACATTCATTAGATTTGATACACTTCACCAACGTACATAATAAAACGCACGGATCGCAAGCCACTATGATGCAAAGCGTGTCAAGAATAGGTGAAAACTACGATCGACTCAGAACTGTCAAATATGACAGCTATAACTCAACACCAGTACACAAAGCTGACACTACATAtcaaaacgtcagaacgcatgaACATTTCCCCGTTTCTGTGGCCAACTTCAACGCGAACAACGTCAGTTCGGACTCGAGTTCCAGCGTGAATACAGCTTCAGTTGTCAGTTCAACGACAACTCCTAACACCAGCTCTAACGAAAGCACTTGTGAAAGCGCCGAACCGAGCTTGCCAAGCTCCCCTGATAACAATACCGAGCGAAATGCGACCGTAATCGCTTCTAATACGACTCAAAATCCAACTGAAGAGGAAAATGAAAACCCTGATTCGTCTCTCAACGCTTCTATGGGAGTTCTAAGTTTAAACGAAAGCTCGACCGCGACGAATACTTCTTTGAATGTATCGCTGCCGCCCGCTGAGAGTCCAAAATTGAATGCATCTGCGAACAGTAATTCTACGGCGAATCATAATGACAGCCAGGAAGGTCCAAGCAATTCTGAACCGTCACGACTCGACGCTCCTTCGTCTTCTAAGATTTTGAACCGGCCTAGTGGCCCGGATTCGTTGTTAAACTTCGGTATAGGGCTGCAGGCGGCGCTGTCGCCATCTCACGGGAAGGACGGGAACTATATGGTGGCGAGGAATCATAGGGACCACCACCATAGAGAGAAGAGACATAGTCTGACGCCGTCGTCGCATTTGCAGGCCAACCATTCTACGCAAAACAGGTGAGTGTAATTTTTATGTCACTattgttaatgaatttttacTGCACTTTGATGTTTTgactgttaaataaaaaaaaaccggccaagttcgagtcggactcgcgcacggagggtcccgcaccatcaacaaaaaatagagcaaaataagcaaaaaaacggtcacccatccaagtactgaccccgcccgacgttgcttaacttcggtcaaaaatcacgtttgttgtatgggagccccatttaagtctttattttattttgtttttagtatttgttgttatagcggcaacagaaatacatcattgtgaaaatttcaactgtctagctcacggttcgtgagatacagcctggtggcagacggacggacagcggagtcttagtaatagggttccgtttttaccctttgggtacggaaccctaaaaatagaaccAATCTAAGAATTAAAGTTTGTCCAAACTAGGAtctgggcccgtttctcaaaagcttgtaacttccACTTGGGAAGTCCCTTTCTGACAACagttgtcaaaaagtgacatccgcttgtattacaagttacaagcttttgagaaacgggccggCCCCTGGTTGTTAACCGTTTTAATTCGGTTCTCGAAAAGGAAACAGGACAGTCGATGATCCGGTACGTTATAGTATCCGCAGTTATAAACAGTTTTGACAGTACTTACTTACTCCGTTGGTTCAGTGACCCAAAATGAGACTCGGCCTCCGACACAAGACAGCGCACCACTTTTCTCGGTTCTGTGAGTCCTCTCGCCAATTGTTGACTCGAAGGACTGTCTCCACCGATacctgcacccctagcacatgattggcgcgacattaTCTTGCGGCGAGatgactacccgtctttttctgactatgttaataaaagagggtcGGGTAGTCTTATCTCgctgcgagatactgtcgcgccaatcatgtgctagcccggctgggaCGTCCGAATTGTGAtatgggagtagaaaaaaaattgaggcccCTATTCTAAGATTGTTCTATGTAtgggtaaaaataataacaataaataataaatcaataaatattgggggGACATCTTGCACAGATCAACCtaaccccaaactaagcaaagcttgtactatgggtgctaggcgacgatatacatacttatatagataaatacatacttatatacatagaaaacatccatgactccggaacaaatattagtgttcatcacacaaataaatgcccttaccgggattcgaacctaggaccatcggcttcgcaggcagggtcactacccactaggccagaccggtcgtcaaataatatgatcaattgatcatttCAGGCATTCGGCGGAGATCTTAGCAACGAGCTTGCTGGACCAGGCAGAGCCGGagccccgccgccgccgcagcagGAGCGGCGAGCGAGCCCTGCCGGCCGCCTACGTGGCGCTATACCCCTACAAGCCGCAGAAACCTGACGAACTAGAACTCAAGAAAGGAGGTTAGTGATATTCACGTGAGACCTTAGCAACGAGCTTGCTGGACCAGGCAGAGCCGGAGCCCCGTCGCCGCCGCAGCAGGAGCGGCGAGCGAGCCCTGCCGGCCGCCTACGTGGCGCTATACCCCTACAAGCCGCAGAAACCTGACGAACTAGAACTCAAGAAAGGAGGTTAGTGATATATTCGTTAGATCATttcataaatacatattatcgcGCTAATGTTAAAATtagtctgaaaaaaaaattgcaacacCGATTTCTACAAAGCCATGatgcattaacacattcagtgtcaaaaacccttggaggatataatcaaacggagacgccatgtctgtaattttctgtacaaaacagtctgccgatttttgcgggggaggggaacgtcaaatgtatgcgtaacgtaaaaatagccatgtcagataaacgtcagtccatacattgtgtatgaccgttggccgcctattttcgacagaggggaaagcctgttaatggctactccgtttagttgtatcctccaagcaaaaacccgactatcgggtattttatgatttcgttcgcaggccggacgacccgatagtcgggatcgtggtactactacacctttatatgacgacatttttgtggcctggcgcggatgttttgtttgactacgtgacaatgaatgtgttaaaaagcAAGGACACTTCATAAACGCTCTGAAAGTAAAGTATGAGACGATTGTAACGATTTGCTTTAGGCCTAagttacacttgtaagttttacatacataagtacacagctatactacagaatgagagatgaatatcgttatctcattctaacaaatagctttgtccctacttacgtaagtaagtaaaacttataagtgtatctcaggccttAGGCCTTAGTCGTGGGTGTCCAGGTGTGGTGAGCGAGAGATGTGGACGTTgcgttaacaaaataaataggcTACTTTGGTCTCAGGGAAAAAGTAATATGTCTTAATGTGTTACCTACATTCACTTTTATTACATTTAGAAGTATTTTTGTGGTCATATATACTCCATATGATATGTccttttataataggtataattcTTATAAAAAGTGTATATTTGCAGGTATCTACGTGGTGACGGAGCGGTGCCGCGACGGCTGGTACAAGGGCCGCTCGGAGCGCTCGCAGCGCGCCGGCGTGTTCCCCGGGAACTACGTGGCCCGCTCCAAGCACGACAAGCCGCAGGCGCAGGTATACACACTTaggctttggattcctccgaaaacggtgccgtcatattacggccgctatatagcgttgactgacgtcactagaacgttgtctatgtaaacaagatggcgcggtttcctagacggcgttatggtacgttgattgtcaacgtaacgtaagatgacggccgtcatgacggtgtcgatagtttcgtgaacgttttattagatagcggtgacgccattttgaataaatgacacgagatttgaataaatgattccgtactacgattattttcctcttctgatgatatttcatcctccaagtaaattatagatgatcaagcaaatcttgtcagtaggaaaaggcgcgaaattcaaattttctatgggacgttatcccatcacgcctacatttttcaaatttgccgctttgaccttggtggatgacggtgtgttatgacgccgtggtactttccacatgtcgccaccgtaaagacggccgtcttttgcggccgctatatgacggcaccgttttcggaggaatccaaagctttacggcTCAATTTTAATGCTCGTGAAGTTTATCTTTGTAATTACGGGGCAAGGTGCTGAGACAAGTGTTTATTTTCGAGGATGACCCCAAATGCCTTGGGACGATGACATCAAAAGGACAGTGGGGAAGAAGTGTCCCAGGTCGCACAAAACTGTGACGAGTGGCGTATAATGATAGGGACCTATACCCGTAGGGTAGAGACgggctaaagagagagagagagagagtagtaTCCGTTGTATTTGGTTGTATCCTTGACTACCATCATGTGAGCTTCGCCGGTTGTCGATGAACtacattgaatattttttttttttaattaaaaatgggcttactcatggccacagactagccgaggcgaagacgtggcctacgatggagcgagcctgcccagaaggtgcctgttcacccttgattatATGAGCTTAtagttgccgggttatatgagctagGAAATAttgacgccggcaaggaattccattccttggcagtgcgcataaggaaagaggaagcaaagcgcttcgtgcggattcgtggaatatctaccaagtaaggatggaaaccggccgtgcgtctaaaggtccgatggtagaatggggacggtgaaATAAGCTtgtgtagctcttgagcacactccccgaagtgcaatctgTAGAACACCGATAGAATACCCATTTTGTTCTTGATCTACATCGATTTTCGCTTCGCTTGGGATCATAAATAGTCTTGAGTAAGTGGCCAATTCATTCTCGACCTATATAGGGCCCGaaatatgtcgccaatagcgactaaaaattcaagtgagtgaaaccgttgtcgtctaaacagtttgaaatatgtatcacgaaagtttaatatcgattataTAGGTCCTACATAATTTCGAAACCGATGATCGGGAAATTACCTGTAGTTTTTAAATGAGTGTTATTAAATGTATGTGTATTatacacatatgtatgtatatatttttaaatctattctaatttctattacaccttatgtgtataattgcatgaattctatagtaatttaaattgtatttctttttccttattttcccgtaatgcatgttaattataagatgtaatttttttttgaaaagatgtgtcccgccgagtttgttgccggtcccatattgggataccctcctccaattgagggtagattttaatcttctcggggcagaggtgtagggttggagccggtgtagctttatttgacgttcataagcgcattgtaattatgcctacttgaatgaactatcttttatctttatcttatcttttatctttatcttatcttttatctttatcttatagtttatgttatcttatcttttatctttatcttatattttatctttatcttatcttttatctttatctcatcttttatctttatcttatcttttagctttatcttatcttttatctttatcttatcttttattattGGCAGGTAGCCCCGCCGGCCGCGGTGGTGAAGCCCGCTGTGGTGGCGACACCGTCTCCGACTGTACTAGCGCCGCCCGACGCGCCGCCCAGAGCGCACAGCCCACTCGCTCAAGGTACCCTTACTTTACTTACTACACGTTTTAACCTGTCatatcccaagggctcaaatatgagccgtaaataaattttccagaTTTCCCACGATTTTCAAAACCTCCCACTTCAACTCAAATGGGAGCCATACTGGGAGACAACAACAAAATTAGTTTTCGGGGCGCGGGATCGGGCAGGTTAAACTACTTGAGAAAGGAGATTTTCACTGTGAGGGATCTTTCTTATGTTATCTGTCCCTTTTTGAAGGCTTTGACCAGTTTAAAGCTTTATTTGTTTGGTTATTGGTCCCGTTGTCAAATAACAATCTGGAAAtgacacaactttgggaacaaatcaaattagcCGCGTggagttagccgcgaccatgaccagtgaaacctgtgtcggaacgtcggtaaataaaggtaattgaataaatttcgcgttagacccgtctataaatgtgaattaatatgtgttcaaaacgcgaaagttttaaatattaaatcaaatgattttattaaatatttagatttgtgttttttaagtagacacactactaaatataaattataaaccccGTAGTGGGGTAGcctaggggttcaaggcgttagcccggattgctaaagacgccggttcgaatccgaccttcaccactggagggctttgtcactttttctttaatatatgacatctatttcagtttataatctgaAAATGACATTGTAAAAATTTTTACGCATATCCTCAAATATGTCAATGACACGTCTTTAGGGAATCTCAATAATTCCAACGTAAATGGGACCACAGTGTTACGgcatataaaatttgaaattgTCTTCTATAGAACTTAATGTTTATAATGATTTTTACAGGTCAACCGTTATCTTACCCCTGGAGTTCAGGAGTTCAGAACCAAATTCAGCAGAGCACCCCCAAATCGGACAAGGTAAACACAAACAGATGTctgaaaagaaaaatattattataaataaacacacTTTGCTGTATTCCTCCAAATATTTAAGTTGTATCTTATCTTACTTACAAACGAATTTATGAAAGCATTTACAACAATGATCATAGAATCAAATACTAGTCTTTCATACACCCCTGTTGAAATGTTTATATTGCCTTAACCGCTACGAGATTTCGCAAAAGTAAACCTTATTATAATGAATGAagcttaatttaataaattaatgtgaCGGTAGCGGTCAAAACGTTAAGACCAAACGACTTAGATACGAGATAGCTCATACGAGCTAAATGCGGCTGAAAAGATGTTTCTATATtttactagcaacccgccccggcttcgcacggggtaacaaattaaggggcccactgattaccagtccgccggacggtatcggcctgtcagttgttcggaactgtcaaatttttgttctaactaacaggccgatactgaccggcggactgttaatcagtgggcccctttatacataaaccttcctcttgaatcactctatctattaaaaaaaccgcatcaaagtccgttgcgtagtttaaaagatctaagcttacatagggacagagacagacagacagcgagaagcgactttgttttatactatgtagtgatcatagaaggtaggatcctatagaagtggtatacgcgtgcctccgcgagggacaaaacataggcaatgcgacactatgattggtcgaatttatttgctgcccaccataatccatactaatttatggtggggaataaaaaaaaaaagtgagactgtggcaaggacaaacaataatagcgctttcgctgctactgctataagactatcccgttcggtcatttccccccacccctcatgcctgatcagttaaaatactatacttggtcaaccagatcttgacagtagaaaaaggcggcaaatttgaaaaatgtaggcgcgaagggatatcgtcccatagaaaatttgaatttcgcgccttttttactgacaagatttggttgaccagctatagattcATGGTAGTGATTGATTGATTCCATTGTAATTTCCACCTTCAGAGCAAAGACAAAAAAGGCGAGAAGTCCATATCGACCGGCGTGAGCCTGATGAAGCGCCTCGCCGCCATGAAGAAATGCAAGTCCCCGCCCCCCGTAGGCTACAGCATGGACAACCCCGTGTTCGAAGATGCGGCGTCCTGCTCGCTCACCACGAGACTACAACCGCAACACGTCAGGTAAAtcaattcgctaggtgcacgactggtgctgccctcattttggcggactttctacgttaaatcttatggagtaaaattagttcaagcggctgccgctagtactaatggcggacattccataagattacctgtgtttgtgacgatcagcgccactaccccctccaccgacttcgcaccttgccaatatacagggtggcccatttagatcggtcagtatggaaatctgaaactataagacatacgacgatctcttcttaggaaccatgtcatcgattttagtaacaagaaaaactgcattcatacattacaaaaaatgtatgtaaaatgtattgaaaaaaatggtggtaatttcgaaaacttactaaaata comes from Cydia amplana chromosome 15, ilCydAmpl1.1, whole genome shotgun sequence and encodes:
- the LOC134654768 gene encoding E3 ubiquitin-protein ligase SH3RF3, which gives rise to MDEGLLNDLLECSVCLERLDTSSRVLPCQHTFCLKCLKVIVESHKELRCPECRVLVETKVEELPPNVLLMRILEGMRNNVPRMKLPSQRTNRHAQGQPQQSGQSRDKQLPPHGRALYDFISKEPGDLSFKKGETILLQKKLDAFWYQGETSGRSGVFPITYLQVIVPLPVPTALCKALYDFRMSAPDEEGCLAFDKGAIITVHRRVDENWAEGRLEQRVGIFPIAFVELNQPARHLINSTPLNRPVPPLPEHARAGHSEHRHHAQHSHRYQPMSMSTPTTNIGNYQNMPAMSHSHPNYHSPPHILPPQHISHGLVTPRNILEPAQTKHSLDLIHFTNVHNKTHGSQATMMQSVSRIGENYDRLRTVKYDSYNSTPVHKADTTYQNVRTHEHFPVSVANFNANNVSSDSSSSVNTASVVSSTTTPNTSSNESTCESAEPSLPSSPDNNTERNATVIASNTTQNPTEEENENPDSSLNASMGVLSLNESSTATNTSLNVSLPPAESPKLNASANSNSTANHNDSQEGPSNSEPSRLDAPSSSKILNRPSGPDSLLNFGIGLQAALSPSHGKDGNYMVARNHRDHHHREKRHSLTPSSHLQANHSTQNRHSAEILATSLLDQAEPEPRRRRSRKPEPRRRRSRSGERALPAAYVALYPYKPQKPDELELKKGGIYVVTERCRDGWYKGRSERSQRAGVFPGNYVARSKHDKPQAQVAPPAAVVKPAVVATPSPTVLAPPDAPPRAHSPLAQGQPLSYPWSSGVQNQIQQSTPKSDKSKDKKGEKSISTGVSLMKRLAAMKKCKSPPPVGYSMDNPVFEDAASCSLTTRLQPQHVRSGSCPSQLLRALPAGAGPGERRHKEPRHLLHDHRLSRVSTESPWQAQHRKSQSLDVTATRRDRHTQPVKERFRCIVPYPPNSEYELELKVDDIVLVSRKRGDGWYKGTLQRTGRTGLFPASFVQPSPHD